The following coding sequences lie in one Arthrobacter sp. PGP41 genomic window:
- a CDS encoding AzlC family ABC transporter permease, with protein MTLLASPAVRMGISISIATGLYGVSFGALSVTSGLNFWQTMALSLLLFSGGSQFAFIGVVAGGGSGIAAMSAATLLGMRNGIYGMQLNALLHPTGWRKYVAAQLTIDESTATSSGQADPAEQRRGFWAAGIGIYVLWNLFTAVGALAGSGLGDPKQWGLDGAAVAAFLGLLWPRLKGREPVAIAVVCAVATVAAVPFVPAGVPILVAAVVAAVIGWFSHGRSDEGLEPDVDPYREHRRHGGTSSSPFAGPEEGRARAKDTGQGTAE; from the coding sequence GTGACGCTGCTGGCATCGCCGGCAGTGCGGATGGGCATCTCCATCAGTATCGCCACCGGCCTGTACGGCGTCTCCTTCGGCGCGCTATCCGTCACATCTGGACTCAACTTCTGGCAAACCATGGCCTTGAGCCTGCTCCTGTTTAGCGGCGGCTCGCAGTTCGCCTTCATCGGTGTGGTGGCAGGCGGCGGTTCCGGCATCGCCGCCATGAGCGCTGCCACCCTCCTGGGAATGCGCAACGGGATTTACGGCATGCAGCTCAACGCCCTCCTGCACCCCACGGGCTGGCGCAAATATGTTGCTGCCCAGCTGACCATCGATGAATCCACGGCCACAAGCTCCGGCCAGGCGGACCCCGCTGAACAGCGCCGCGGGTTCTGGGCGGCCGGGATCGGCATCTACGTGCTATGGAACCTGTTCACCGCCGTCGGTGCGCTCGCCGGCAGCGGCCTGGGCGATCCAAAACAGTGGGGGCTGGACGGCGCAGCGGTGGCTGCCTTCCTTGGCCTGCTGTGGCCGCGGCTCAAAGGACGCGAGCCGGTTGCAATCGCCGTTGTCTGCGCCGTGGCCACAGTGGCAGCCGTTCCCTTTGTCCCCGCCGGCGTGCCAATCCTCGTGGCGGCCGTGGTGGCTGCCGTGATCGGCTGGTTCAGCCACGGCCGCAGCGATGAAGGCCTGGAACCGGATGTTGACCCCTACCGGGAGCACCGCCGGCATGGCGGTACAAGCAGCAGCCCCTTCGCAGGCCCGGAGGAAGGCCGGGCCCGCGCGAAGGACACCGGACAAGGGACAGCAGAATGA